A section of the Neisseria dumasiana genome encodes:
- the nagZ gene encoding beta-N-acetylhexosaminidase: MTKPIIPRGPVMADVHAFRLTDEEKQRLLDPAVGGVILFRRNFENVAQLKELISEIKALRSPELIVAVDHEGGRVQRFIDGFTRLPAMNVLGEIWDTQSPEAAKAQAEQVGWVLATELSACGVDLSFTPVLDLNWGQCAVIGNRSFHGNAEIVTELALALQKGLNKGGMKSCGKHFPGHGFVEGDSHHVLPQDDRSLNELEAADIVPFRRMSAAGMAAVMPAHVVYPQVDSQPAGFSAKWLKDILREDIGFNGVIFSDDLTMEGACGAGGIKERAKLSFDAGCDIVLVCNRPDLVDELREDFVIPSNPALADRWQYMANTLPAEQAAAVMETPEFKAAQVATAKLATPKDVAGGVKVGEAF, encoded by the coding sequence ATGACCAAACCCATTATCCCGCGCGGCCCCGTGATGGCCGATGTCCACGCCTTCCGTCTCACCGACGAAGAAAAACAACGCCTGCTCGACCCTGCCGTCGGCGGCGTGATTTTGTTCCGCCGCAATTTTGAAAATGTTGCCCAACTTAAAGAGTTGATAAGCGAAATCAAAGCGTTGCGCTCGCCCGAACTGATTGTCGCCGTCGATCACGAAGGCGGACGCGTGCAGCGGTTTATCGACGGCTTTACCCGCTTGCCCGCCATGAATGTGCTCGGCGAAATTTGGGATACGCAAAGCCCCGAAGCGGCCAAAGCACAGGCCGAGCAAGTGGGTTGGGTGTTGGCAACCGAATTGAGCGCGTGCGGCGTGGATTTGTCGTTTACGCCCGTGCTGGATTTGAACTGGGGGCAATGCGCCGTGATCGGCAACCGCAGTTTCCACGGCAACGCCGAAATCGTTACCGAGCTGGCACTGGCTTTGCAGAAAGGCTTAAATAAAGGCGGTATGAAATCGTGCGGCAAACACTTTCCCGGCCACGGTTTCGTCGAAGGCGACAGCCATCATGTTTTGCCGCAAGACGACCGCAGTTTGAACGAATTGGAAGCCGCCGACATCGTGCCTTTCCGCCGCATGAGCGCGGCAGGCATGGCGGCCGTGATGCCCGCGCATGTGGTTTACCCGCAAGTCGACAGCCAACCGGCGGGCTTTTCGGCCAAATGGCTGAAAGATATTCTACGTGAAGACATCGGCTTTAACGGCGTGATTTTTTCAGACGACCTCACCATGGAAGGCGCATGTGGAGCGGGCGGCATCAAAGAGCGGGCAAAATTATCGTTTGATGCCGGCTGCGACATCGTGCTGGTGTGCAACCGCCCCGATTTGGTCGATGAATTGCGCGAGGATTTCGTGATTCCGTCCAACCCCGCATTGGCCGACCGCTGGCAATACATGGCAAACACCCTGCCCGCCGAACAAGCCGCCGCCGTGATGGAAACGCCCGAATTTAAGGCCGCTCAAGTCGCTACTGCCAAACTGGCCACGCCGAAAGATGTTGCCGGCGGCGTGAAAGTGGGCGAGGCGTTTTAG
- a CDS encoding DegQ family serine endoprotease — MNKTPKYIALVLASALVLNGCDKVDSFFGKQDEPQKDLVQKVETQTDSGKVEMLLPDFTKLVEQEGQTVVNIQALQAPRAGRSNDNMDLNQFPDNDPFYEFFKRLVPNLPDIPEQEDDTELHFGSGFIISPDGYILTNTHVVGGMSNIKVLLNDKREYTAKLIGSDVQSDVALLKIDAENLPVIKVGNAKDLKPGEWVAAIGAPFGFDNSVTAGIVSAKGRSLPNENYTPFIQTDVAINPGNSGGPLFNLKGQVVGINSQIYSRSGGFMGISFAIPIDVAMNVAEQLKAGGKVQRGQLGVIIQEVSYNLAKSFGLEKASGALITRVLPNSPALKAGLQSGDIVRSVNGEEVRQSSDLPVMVGAIAPGKEVTLNVWRKGKEQQIKVILGASGNDTETSNAGNNDPMFSTDGQAFAVEAVGLTMKVRTSNTGKRLVVVKAEGPAERAGLRRGDEIVTVNHLNVEDEATLKSALEGAGKNIPLLVERNGDTIFMALTLP; from the coding sequence GTGAACAAAACGCCAAAATACATTGCCTTGGTGCTTGCTTCTGCATTGGTCTTAAACGGCTGCGATAAAGTGGACAGCTTTTTCGGCAAGCAAGACGAGCCGCAAAAGGATTTGGTACAAAAAGTAGAAACGCAAACCGACAGCGGCAAAGTAGAAATGCTGCTGCCCGACTTTACCAAACTGGTCGAACAAGAAGGCCAAACGGTAGTCAATATTCAAGCCCTCCAAGCCCCCCGCGCAGGCCGCAGCAACGACAATATGGACTTGAACCAGTTTCCCGACAACGATCCGTTTTACGAATTTTTCAAGCGCCTCGTACCCAACCTGCCCGACATTCCCGAGCAGGAAGACGACACCGAACTGCATTTCGGCTCGGGCTTCATCATCAGCCCCGACGGCTACATCCTAACCAATACCCATGTGGTCGGCGGCATGAGCAACATCAAAGTGCTGCTCAACGATAAACGCGAATACACCGCCAAATTAATCGGCTCCGACGTGCAATCCGATGTAGCCTTGTTGAAAATCGACGCCGAAAACCTGCCCGTCATCAAAGTCGGCAATGCCAAAGACCTTAAACCCGGCGAATGGGTGGCCGCCATCGGTGCGCCTTTCGGCTTCGACAACAGCGTTACCGCAGGCATCGTGTCGGCCAAAGGACGCAGCCTGCCCAACGAAAACTACACGCCGTTCATCCAAACCGACGTTGCCATCAACCCCGGCAATTCGGGCGGCCCGCTGTTTAACCTGAAAGGTCAGGTCGTCGGCATCAATTCGCAGATTTACAGCCGCAGCGGCGGATTTATGGGTATTTCGTTTGCCATTCCGATTGACGTAGCCATGAACGTGGCCGAACAGCTCAAAGCCGGCGGAAAAGTACAGCGCGGCCAACTCGGCGTGATTATTCAAGAAGTTTCCTATAATCTGGCCAAATCATTCGGCCTTGAAAAAGCCTCCGGCGCCTTAATTACCCGCGTGCTGCCCAACAGCCCCGCCCTGAAAGCAGGTTTGCAGTCCGGCGACATCGTGCGCAGCGTAAACGGAGAGGAAGTCCGCCAATCCAGCGACCTGCCCGTAATGGTCGGCGCAATTGCCCCGGGCAAGGAAGTCACACTCAATGTTTGGCGCAAAGGTAAAGAGCAACAAATCAAAGTGATACTCGGCGCCAGCGGTAACGACACCGAAACGAGCAACGCAGGCAACAACGATCCGATGTTTTCTACCGACGGCCAAGCCTTTGCGGTTGAAGCGGTGGGTCTAACCATGAAAGTGCGCACCTCCAACACCGGCAAACGCTTGGTGGTGGTTAAAGCCGAAGGTCCCGCCGAGCGCGCCGGCTTGAGACGAGGCGACGAAATCGTTACCGTGAACCATCTCAACGTAGAAGACGAAGCCACATTGAAAAGCGCGCTGGAAGGTGCGGGAAAAAATATTCCGCTGTTGGTGGAACGAAACGGCGATACCATTTTTATGGCTTTAACCCTGCCGTAA
- a CDS encoding sulfite exporter TauE/SafE family protein, with amino-acid sequence MNGDITFLTLFLIGFFGGGHCVGMCGGLSSAFALQLPPHINRFWLIVLLNAGRISSYVLIGVLLGLLGQVGISLDETRWLQNGLFVAANVLLLLLGLYLAGLSALVVKVEAVGRPVWKRLNPLLNKLLPIRSVPACFAVGMLWGWLPCGLVYSASLYALGSGSAAQGGMYMLAFALGTLPNLLAMGFFAAQLKAWLQHKTVRLCAGLTVSAWAVWQLAVFFQTAV; translated from the coding sequence ATGAACGGCGACATCACTTTTTTGACTTTGTTTCTTATCGGCTTTTTCGGCGGCGGGCATTGCGTGGGCATGTGCGGCGGGTTGAGCAGCGCGTTTGCTTTGCAGTTGCCGCCGCATATCAACCGCTTTTGGCTGATTGTGTTGCTGAATGCGGGGCGGATCAGCAGTTATGTGCTGATCGGCGTGCTGCTTGGCTTGCTGGGGCAGGTGGGGATTTCGTTGGATGAAACTCGGTGGCTGCAAAACGGTTTGTTTGTGGCGGCGAATGTGCTGCTGTTGCTGTTGGGGCTGTATCTTGCCGGCTTGTCGGCCTTAGTGGTGAAAGTGGAGGCAGTGGGCAGGCCGGTGTGGAAGCGTTTGAACCCGCTGCTGAATAAGTTGCTGCCGATACGCAGCGTGCCGGCCTGTTTTGCCGTGGGCATGTTGTGGGGCTGGCTGCCGTGCGGTTTGGTGTACAGCGCGTCGCTGTATGCTTTGGGCAGCGGCAGCGCGGCGCAGGGAGGCATGTATATGCTGGCTTTTGCATTGGGTACGCTGCCCAACCTGCTGGCGATGGGCTTTTTCGCGGCGCAGTTGAAAGCGTGGCTGCAACATAAAACGGTGCGTTTGTGCGCGGGTTTGACCGTATCGGCATGGGCGGTATGGCAGTTGGCGGTGTTTTTTCAGACGGCCGTCTGA
- a CDS encoding type II toxin-antitoxin system RatA family toxin, translating to MKTVEKNMLVLHSAEQMFELVDRVEDYPQFLPWYSKTEIIERGGNELKARLFMDYMKVQQSFATHNHNVPGREIRMNLLEGPFKTLQGTWKFIPVGDDACKIEFKLQYDFSSSLLSALISPVFSHLSRTLVDAFVKEADRRYG from the coding sequence ATGAAAACCGTAGAAAAAAATATGTTGGTGCTGCACAGTGCCGAGCAGATGTTCGAGCTGGTGGATAGGGTGGAAGACTATCCGCAGTTTCTGCCGTGGTACAGCAAAACCGAAATCATCGAGCGCGGCGGCAACGAGCTGAAAGCGCGTTTATTTATGGACTATATGAAAGTTCAGCAGTCTTTCGCCACGCACAACCACAACGTGCCGGGGCGCGAAATCCGTATGAACTTGCTCGAAGGGCCGTTCAAAACCCTGCAAGGCACATGGAAGTTTATTCCCGTGGGCGACGATGCCTGCAAAATCGAATTCAAACTGCAATACGATTTTTCCAGCAGCCTGCTTTCCGCACTGATTTCGCCGGTGTTCAGCCACCTTTCGCGCACGCTGGTGGACGCATTCGTTAAAGAGGCAGACCGCCGCTATGGTTGA
- a CDS encoding RnfH family protein, with product MVEIEIVYGTADKQLLQRLSVSDGTTAREAVLQSRIAEEFPEADVHNAPLGIFGKAVKDDTVLRDKDRVEVYRPLLIDPKEARRLRVRNNKEAD from the coding sequence ATGGTTGAAATTGAAATTGTGTACGGCACGGCAGATAAGCAGCTGTTGCAGCGTCTTTCCGTTTCAGACGGCACAACCGCGCGCGAGGCGGTGTTGCAGAGCCGCATTGCCGAAGAGTTTCCCGAAGCAGACGTGCACAATGCGCCGTTGGGTATTTTCGGCAAAGCGGTGAAAGACGATACGGTGTTGCGCGATAAAGACCGCGTGGAAGTGTACCGTCCGCTGTTGATTGATCCCAAAGAAGCCCGCCGTTTGCGCGTGCGGAATAATAAAGAAGCCGATTGA
- the pth gene encoding aminoacyl-tRNA hydrolase, whose protein sequence is MSEIKLIVGLGNPGAEYTHTRHNAGFWLIDELAWAWNARLKEEKKFFGEVARVTHPEGEIWLLKPNTFMNRSGQAVAALASFYKIKPEEILVVHDELDIPCGRIRFKLGGGNGGHNGLKDIQARLGTPGFYRLRLGIDHPGDRNLVVGYVLNKPSAEDRQAIDDAIAKSIQGLPLVLSGQWEEATRFLHSK, encoded by the coding sequence ATGTCGGAAATCAAATTAATCGTCGGGCTGGGCAACCCCGGCGCGGAATACACCCACACGCGCCACAATGCCGGATTTTGGCTGATAGACGAATTGGCTTGGGCATGGAACGCCCGCTTGAAAGAAGAGAAAAAATTTTTCGGCGAAGTGGCGCGCGTTACCCACCCCGAAGGGGAAATATGGCTGCTGAAACCGAATACGTTTATGAACCGCTCCGGTCAGGCGGTGGCCGCATTGGCGTCGTTTTACAAAATCAAGCCGGAAGAAATTTTGGTGGTGCACGACGAATTGGATATCCCTTGCGGGCGCATCCGCTTCAAGCTCGGCGGCGGCAACGGCGGCCACAACGGCCTGAAAGACATTCAAGCCAGACTGGGCACGCCCGGTTTTTACCGCCTGCGTTTGGGCATCGACCACCCCGGCGACCGCAATCTGGTGGTGGGTTATGTGCTCAACAAGCCCAGCGCCGAAGACCGGCAGGCGATAGACGATGCCATCGCCAAATCCATACAGGGCTTGCCGCTGGTGTTGTCGGGTCAATGGGAAGAGGCGACCCGTTTTCTTCACAGCAAGTAA
- a CDS encoding phosphoadenylyl-sulfate reductase: MSLHTPKFWQIPAPDPTRSGRLKSLENTLGERLHEIAARFPQAVFASSLAAEDMVIADIIGRLKLPLRIITLDTGKLNPETSALIGETNIRYPFEIEVFRPDAEAAAAFERAFGQAAMYESVDLRRQCCHIRKIEPLNRALAQAPAWLTGQRRSQSDTRSGLDFEEFDGARGIAKFNPIFDWEEADVWAYAHAHNVPLNALYRCGYPSIGCEPCTRPVKLGENIRAGRWWWENKDSKECGLHK; encoded by the coding sequence ATGTCTCTACACACTCCCAAATTCTGGCAAATCCCCGCCCCCGACCCAACCCGATCAGGCCGTCTGAAATCATTGGAAAACACACTCGGCGAACGTCTGCACGAGATTGCCGCGCGTTTTCCGCAGGCGGTGTTTGCATCCAGCCTTGCTGCGGAAGATATGGTGATTGCAGACATTATAGGCCGTCTGAAACTGCCGCTGCGCATCATCACGCTCGACACGGGCAAGCTCAACCCCGAAACCTCGGCCTTAATCGGCGAAACCAATATACGCTATCCGTTTGAAATCGAAGTGTTCCGCCCCGATGCCGAAGCTGCCGCCGCATTCGAGCGCGCGTTCGGCCAAGCCGCTATGTATGAAAGCGTGGACTTGCGCCGCCAATGCTGCCACATTCGCAAAATCGAACCGCTCAACCGCGCCCTCGCCCAAGCACCGGCATGGTTAACCGGACAGCGGCGCAGCCAGTCCGATACCCGCAGCGGGTTGGATTTTGAAGAGTTCGACGGCGCACGCGGCATTGCCAAGTTCAATCCGATTTTCGACTGGGAAGAAGCCGACGTTTGGGCGTACGCACACGCGCATAATGTGCCGCTGAATGCACTTTACCGCTGCGGCTACCCCAGCATAGGCTGCGAACCCTGCACCCGCCCCGTGAAACTGGGCGAAAACATCCGTGCGGGGCGTTGGTGGTGGGAAAACAAAGACAGCAAAGAATGCGGGCTGCACAAATAA
- a CDS encoding DedA family protein → MEFISAIIDFILHIDQHLTELAAQYGVWIYAILFLIIFCETGLVVTPFLPGDSLLFAAGGIAAIGEMNIHVMVALLITSAIIGDAVNFMIGKYFGAKLFANPDSKIFKRSYLDKTHKFYEKYGGKTIIIARFVPIVRTFAPFVAGMANMHYGRFIRFNVIGAVLWVVLFSYAGYFFANIPVVKNNLGLVLGAIIVISVLPGVIEVIRAKRAGKRGG, encoded by the coding sequence ATGGAATTTATTTCAGCCATTATCGACTTTATCCTGCATATCGACCAACACCTTACCGAGCTGGCCGCCCAATACGGCGTGTGGATTTACGCCATTCTGTTTCTGATTATTTTCTGCGAAACGGGGCTGGTGGTTACGCCGTTTCTGCCCGGCGATTCGCTGCTGTTTGCCGCCGGCGGCATTGCGGCCATCGGTGAAATGAATATCCATGTGATGGTGGCGTTGCTGATTACCTCGGCCATCATCGGCGACGCGGTGAACTTTATGATCGGCAAATACTTCGGTGCCAAGCTGTTTGCCAACCCCGATTCCAAAATCTTTAAACGCAGCTATCTCGACAAAACCCACAAGTTTTACGAAAAATACGGTGGCAAAACCATCATCATCGCCCGCTTCGTGCCCATCGTGCGCACTTTTGCACCTTTTGTGGCGGGCATGGCGAACATGCACTACGGCCGCTTTATCCGCTTTAACGTAATCGGTGCGGTTTTGTGGGTGGTGCTGTTTTCCTACGCGGGCTATTTCTTCGCCAATATTCCGGTGGTGAAAAACAATTTGGGCTTGGTGCTGGGCGCGATTATCGTGATTTCGGTGCTGCCCGGCGTGATTGAAGTGATCCGCGCCAAACGTGCAGGCAAACGCGGCGGATAA
- the hda gene encoding DnaA regulatory inactivator Hda produces the protein MNQLIFDFAARDYPSFDKFLGTSNAELLHVLQQQHGQFIYVWGQQGSGKSHLLQAWVAQALQAGHNAVYIDAARMPLTDQVLEADYLAVDQVDKLNDGEQAVLFEAFNRFRNSKHGFLLLSADVPPPQLVIREDLRTRMGYCLVYDVKPLNDQEKINALVSMAVARQLTVEPEIFQYLLNHWRRDMDSLMQMLDTLDNYAVMMGKRITLPLLRQLLKQQETE, from the coding sequence GTGAACCAGCTTATTTTTGATTTTGCCGCCCGCGATTACCCTTCGTTCGATAAATTTTTAGGCACGTCGAACGCCGAACTTCTGCACGTTTTGCAACAGCAGCACGGGCAGTTTATTTACGTTTGGGGGCAGCAGGGTTCCGGCAAAAGCCATCTTTTGCAGGCTTGGGTGGCGCAGGCTTTGCAGGCGGGGCACAACGCCGTTTATATCGATGCCGCCCGCATGCCGCTGACCGACCAAGTGCTCGAAGCCGACTATCTGGCGGTGGATCAGGTTGACAAACTCAACGACGGCGAGCAGGCGGTATTGTTTGAAGCCTTCAACCGCTTTCGCAACAGCAAACACGGCTTTCTGTTGCTGAGTGCCGACGTGCCGCCGCCGCAACTGGTGATTCGCGAAGACTTGCGTACACGCATGGGCTATTGTTTGGTTTACGATGTCAAACCTTTGAATGACCAAGAAAAAATCAATGCATTAGTGAGCATGGCGGTGGCGCGACAATTAACCGTAGAACCGGAAATCTTCCAATACCTGCTCAACCACTGGCGGCGTGATATGGACAGCTTGATGCAGATGCTCGACACGCTCGACAACTACGCCGTGATGATGGGCAAACGCATCACCCTGCCGCTGCTGCGCCAACTCTTAAAACAACAGGAAACAGAATGA
- a CDS encoding HAD family hydrolase: MKNLAIFDLDNTLINTDSDHSWPQYLMKKGVVDVEYTRAQNDKFYRDYQNGCLDIDEFLAFHLEPLSRFSKEELAEMHREFTAEFIAPHILPMAKMLVQSHRDAGDELLVISSTNEFIITPICHMFGIENIIGTQLETGSDGRYTGRYVGTPSLKEGKITRLNEWLAARGETLENYGKTYFYSDSKNDLPLLRLVSDPVAVNPDETLQQEAEEKGWPVLNFR; the protein is encoded by the coding sequence ATGAAAAACCTCGCCATTTTCGATTTGGACAACACCTTAATCAACACCGATTCAGACCATTCTTGGCCGCAATACTTAATGAAAAAAGGCGTGGTGGATGTCGAATACACCCGAGCCCAAAACGACAAGTTTTACCGCGACTACCAAAACGGCTGTTTGGACATCGACGAGTTTCTCGCATTTCATCTCGAACCTTTAAGCCGCTTCAGCAAAGAAGAACTGGCCGAAATGCACCGCGAATTTACCGCCGAATTTATCGCCCCGCACATCTTGCCGATGGCCAAAATGCTGGTACAGAGCCACCGCGATGCAGGCGACGAACTGCTGGTGATTTCTTCCACCAACGAATTTATCATCACCCCGATTTGCCATATGTTCGGCATTGAAAACATTATCGGCACGCAGCTCGAAACCGGTTCGGACGGCCGCTACACTGGCCGGTACGTCGGCACGCCCAGCCTAAAAGAAGGCAAAATCACCCGCCTGAACGAATGGCTGGCCGCACGCGGCGAAACGCTTGAAAACTACGGCAAAACCTATTTTTACAGCGATTCCAAAAACGATTTGCCGCTGCTGCGTTTGGTGAGCGACCCCGTAGCCGTCAACCCCGATGAAACTTTGCAGCAGGAAGCCGAAGAAAAAGGCTGGCCCGTGCTGAATTTTCGATAA
- the cutA gene encoding divalent-cation tolerance protein CutA — protein MPQFKPVVVITTAPNREEAERIGGLLLENRLAGCVQYETIRSQYVWDGELCNDEEIRIVIKTARCHYKAVEKTIVQNHSYDCPQILMQPVSRGFVPYLRWMKERLGL, from the coding sequence ATGCCCCAATTCAAACCTGTTGTCGTTATAACCACCGCGCCCAACCGCGAAGAAGCCGAACGCATCGGCGGTCTGCTGCTGGAAAACCGTCTCGCCGGCTGCGTGCAATACGAAACCATCCGCAGCCAATATGTGTGGGACGGCGAATTGTGCAATGACGAAGAAATCCGCATCGTGATTAAAACCGCCCGTTGCCACTATAAAGCGGTGGAAAAAACCATCGTGCAAAACCACAGCTACGACTGCCCGCAGATTCTGATGCAGCCGGTAAGCAGAGGCTTCGTGCCGTATCTGCGTTGGATGAAAGAGCGTTTGGGCCTGTAA
- the pssA gene encoding CDP-diacylglycerol--serine O-phosphatidyltransferase — protein MDIQPNPTQRHRASLRKHSIYLLPNSFTIAALFAAFFAITQAMHGHYETAAIAVFTAMLLDGMDGRVARWTNSQSAFGEQLDSLADMVSFGVAPALIAYKWQLWQFGKIGYSVAFIYCACAALRLALFNTLIGRVDKRWFIGIPSPTAAALIVGMIWVNHSYERLPYVQWLCLLITLFAGLSMVVQIPFWSFKEINVRRKVPFFAMIIFMLILAVAAWEPSLVLFLFFLGYSLSGYAMFAWRWFKKRKKAV, from the coding sequence ATGGATATACAGCCCAATCCAACCCAGCGGCATCGTGCGTCTTTGCGTAAGCACAGTATTTATCTGCTGCCCAACTCTTTTACCATTGCCGCGCTGTTTGCCGCATTTTTCGCCATCACCCAAGCCATGCACGGGCATTATGAAACGGCGGCGATTGCGGTGTTTACCGCCATGCTGCTCGACGGCATGGACGGACGGGTGGCGCGTTGGACCAACAGCCAAAGCGCGTTCGGCGAGCAGCTCGACAGCTTGGCAGATATGGTCAGCTTCGGCGTGGCGCCCGCTTTGATTGCCTATAAATGGCAGCTGTGGCAGTTTGGCAAAATCGGTTATTCGGTTGCGTTTATCTACTGCGCGTGTGCGGCATTGCGGCTGGCATTGTTCAACACCTTGATCGGGAGGGTGGACAAACGCTGGTTTATCGGTATTCCCAGCCCCACGGCGGCGGCTTTGATTGTGGGCATGATTTGGGTAAACCACAGTTACGAGCGTTTGCCTTATGTGCAATGGTTGTGTTTGCTGATTACTTTGTTTGCCGGGCTTTCGATGGTGGTACAGATTCCGTTTTGGAGCTTTAAAGAAATCAACGTGCGCCGCAAAGTGCCGTTTTTCGCCATGATTATCTTTATGCTGATTTTGGCGGTGGCGGCGTGGGAACCTTCGTTGGTGCTGTTCCTGTTTTTCTTGGGATACAGCCTGTCGGGTTATGCGATGTTTGCCTGGCGGTGGTTTAAAAAGCGCAAGAAGGCCGTCTGA
- a CDS encoding sulfite exporter TauE/SafE family protein, giving the protein MLDFELILIMLAVGGFSGFIAGLLGVGGGMIIVPVVLWVLQMQGMEHIAHAQHLAVGTSFAIMVFTTFSSMMAQNRKGAVDWQVVKRMAPGMIFGVLVGSFIAKHISNSALQVFFVAFTVVIALKTLADAKPKPSRGLPGGAGLTGVGTVFGIASSWVGIGGGSLSVPFLMYCNVPVHKAVGTSAGLAWPIAVAGAVGYLYSGWNVSGLPEGSFGFWYLPAVVVLSVATVLCAPLGVKAAHKLPPEKLKLAFGILLLVIAGRMLWRLI; this is encoded by the coding sequence ATGCTCGATTTTGAATTGATTCTCATCATGCTGGCAGTAGGTGGTTTTTCCGGTTTCATTGCCGGGCTGCTGGGTGTGGGCGGCGGTATGATTATCGTGCCGGTGGTGTTGTGGGTGCTTCAAATGCAGGGGATGGAACACATTGCCCATGCCCAGCATTTGGCGGTGGGTACGTCGTTTGCGATTATGGTATTTACCACTTTTTCCAGCATGATGGCGCAAAACCGCAAAGGCGCGGTGGATTGGCAAGTGGTAAAACGCATGGCGCCGGGCATGATTTTCGGGGTGCTGGTCGGTTCGTTTATCGCCAAGCATATTTCCAATAGTGCTTTGCAGGTTTTCTTTGTTGCCTTTACGGTGGTTATCGCGCTGAAAACCTTAGCCGATGCGAAGCCTAAGCCTTCGAGGGGGTTGCCCGGCGGCGCGGGTTTGACCGGTGTGGGTACGGTGTTCGGCATTGCTTCCAGCTGGGTGGGCATCGGCGGCGGTTCTTTGTCGGTGCCGTTTTTAATGTATTGCAATGTGCCCGTGCACAAAGCGGTGGGCACTTCGGCAGGTTTGGCTTGGCCGATTGCGGTGGCCGGTGCGGTGGGTTATCTGTATTCCGGCTGGAATGTGAGCGGGTTGCCGGAGGGTTCGTTTGGATTTTGGTATCTGCCCGCGGTGGTGGTGTTGAGCGTGGCAACGGTGTTGTGCGCGCCTTTGGGCGTGAAAGCTGCGCACAAGCTCCCGCCCGAAAAACTCAAGCTGGCATTCGGTATTTTGCTGCTGGTGATTGCCGGCAGAATGTTGTGGCGTTTGATTTGA
- the nth gene encoding endonuclease III has protein sequence MNKQIRQEIFERLRTANPHPTTELNFNNPFELLIAVLLSAQATDVGVNKATAKLFPAAPTPQAMLDLGLEGVMEYTKTIGLYKTKSKHIIETCRILLEQYQGEVPADREALEALPGVGRKTANVVLNTAFGQPVMAVDTHIFRVSNRTKIAPGKNVREVEDKLMKFVPKEFLQDAHHWLILHGRYTCKAQKPLCEKCLIHDLCEYPAKTVPA, from the coding sequence ATGAACAAACAGATCCGCCAAGAAATCTTCGAGCGTTTGCGTACGGCCAATCCGCATCCCACAACAGAGCTGAATTTCAATAACCCTTTCGAGCTGCTGATCGCGGTGCTGCTGTCGGCACAGGCAACCGACGTGGGAGTAAACAAAGCAACCGCCAAGCTGTTTCCTGCCGCACCCACACCGCAAGCGATGTTGGATTTAGGCTTGGAAGGCGTGATGGAATACACCAAAACCATCGGCCTGTATAAAACCAAATCAAAACACATCATCGAAACCTGCCGCATTCTGCTGGAGCAGTATCAAGGCGAAGTGCCGGCCGACCGCGAGGCGTTGGAAGCCTTGCCGGGGGTGGGGCGCAAAACGGCCAATGTGGTGTTGAATACGGCGTTCGGCCAGCCGGTGATGGCGGTGGATACGCATATTTTCCGCGTATCGAACCGCACGAAAATCGCACCGGGTAAAAATGTGCGCGAAGTGGAAGACAAGTTGATGAAATTTGTGCCCAAAGAGTTTCTGCAAGACGCGCACCACTGGCTGATTCTGCACGGGCGTTATACCTGTAAGGCACAAAAGCCTTTGTGCGAAAAGTGTTTGATTCATGATTTGTGCGAATATCCGGCCAAAACCGTTCCGGCATAA